The following coding sequences are from one Streptomyces angustmyceticus window:
- a CDS encoding DUF6879 family protein produces the protein MARRLRFNGTNSGNGGCPALHEDLDTGEWIVQGKPLTHPEDLSQLKHFHDGENAVVVPAELLIDFGPKEVTRVPEIIDLSEFAQLFKTFEHSAWRLETRRGYASDREEETYREFIETGKVTWDHDDAWCRNMRAQTTAGKRVGRVRIVDNPPTTGQLYLLDNAKRNSTTGEDMRNLWRADAERLQLPSEDFWIFDSRFIALLHFDEADTLLHVESITNPAEVMRYAQARDAALHHSVPYEEFAALVAANKE, from the coding sequence ATGGCACGGCGACTGCGTTTCAACGGCACCAACAGCGGCAACGGCGGCTGCCCCGCCCTGCACGAGGACTTAGACACGGGCGAGTGGATCGTGCAAGGCAAACCGCTCACCCACCCCGAAGACCTCAGCCAGCTCAAGCACTTCCATGACGGCGAGAATGCAGTAGTCGTGCCGGCGGAGTTGCTCATCGACTTCGGCCCCAAGGAGGTCACCCGCGTGCCCGAGATCATTGACCTGAGCGAGTTCGCCCAACTCTTCAAGACATTCGAACACTCGGCATGGCGTTTGGAGACCCGGCGCGGCTATGCCTCCGACCGCGAGGAAGAGACCTACCGCGAGTTCATCGAGACGGGCAAAGTGACATGGGATCACGATGACGCCTGGTGCCGGAACATGCGCGCACAGACGACGGCGGGAAAGCGCGTGGGTCGGGTACGCATCGTCGACAACCCTCCGACTACCGGCCAGCTGTACCTACTCGACAACGCGAAGCGTAATTCGACCACAGGAGAGGACATGCGTAACCTGTGGCGCGCCGACGCCGAACGACTTCAGCTGCCCTCCGAAGATTTCTGGATCTTCGACTCACGGTTCATTGCACTGCTGCACTTCGATGAGGCCGACACCCTCCTCCACGTCGAATCGATCACGAATCCCGCGGAGGTGATGCGGTACGCCCAGGCACGCGATGCCGCGCTGCATCACTCAGTCCCCTACGAAGAATTCGCGGCACTGGTAGCCGCGAACAAGGAGTGA